One genomic region from Chionomys nivalis chromosome 17, mChiNiv1.1, whole genome shotgun sequence encodes:
- the Nrbp2 gene encoding nuclear receptor-binding protein 2 isoform X1 produces MAAPEPAPRRGREREREREDESEDESDILEESPCGRWQKRREQVNQGNMPGIQSTFLAMDTEEGVEVVWNELHFGDRKAFSAHEEKIQTMFEQLALVDHPNIVKLHKYWLDASETRARVIFITEYVSSGSLKQFLKKTKKNHKAMNARAWKRWCTQILSALSFLHACSPPIIHGNLTSDTIFIQHNGLIKIGSVWYRIFSNALPDDLRSPIRAEREELRNLHFFPPEYGEVNDGTAVDIFSFGMCALEMAVLEIQANGDTRVTEEAIARARHSLSDPNMREGFAAPLRREDVVIGPVGSRVFRDLSRARIFHPPPTFPLNHLGIHPLLPGPGPCPPALCPQPPLPPSALRDLMPENVVEEKTKAMDLHAVLAEMPQPHGPPMQWRYSEVSFLELDKFLEDVRNGIYPLMNFAAARPLGLPRVLAPPPEEAQKVKTPTPEPFDSETRKVVQMQCNLERSEDKARWHLTLLLVLEDRLHRQLTYDLLPTDSAQDLAAELVHYGFLHEDDRTKLAAFLETTFLKYRGTQA; encoded by the exons ATGGCGGCCCCGGAGCCGGCGCCAAGGCGAGGCCGGGAGCGCGAGCGGGAGCGGGAGGACGAGAGCGAGGACGAGAGCGACATCCTGGAGGAGAGCCCGTGTGGCCGCTGGCAGAAGCGGCGGGAGCAG GTGAACCAAGGGAACATGCCGGGGATTCAGAGCACCTTTCTGGCCATGGACACCGAAGAGGGGGTAGAAGTGGTGTGGAACGAACTCCACTTCGGGGATAGGAAGGCCTTTTCGGCCCATGAG GAGAAGATCCAGACCATGTTTGAGCAGCTGGCGCTGGTGGACCACCCCAACATCGTCAAGCTGCACAAGTATTGGCTGGACGCCTCTGAGACCCGCGCGAGG GTCATCTTCATCACAGAATACGTGTCGTCTGGCAGCCTCAAGCAGTTCCTCAAAAAGACCAAGAAGAATCACAAGGCCATGAACGCCCGG GCCTGGAAGCGCTGGTGTACGCAGATCCTGTCGGCACTCAG TTTTTTGCACGCCTGCAGTCCCCCCATCATCCACGGGAATCTGACCAGCGACACCATCTTCATTCAGCACAATGGCCTCATCAAGATTGGCTCAG TGTGGTACCGCATCTTCTCCAATG CACTTCCTGATGATCTCCGGAGCCCCATCCGCGCTGAGCGGGAGGAACTTCGAAACCTGCACTTTTTCCCACCGGAGTATGGCG AGGTCAATGATGGGACTGCAGTGGACATCTTCTCCTTTGGGATGTGTGCACTGGAG ATGGCTGTACTGGAGATCCAAGCCAATGGGGATACCAGGGTCACCGAGGAGGCTATTGCTCGAGCCAGGCACTCACTGAGTGACCCCAACATGCGG GAAGGCTTTGCAGCACCACTGAGGAGGGAGGATGTGGTGATTGGACCCGTGGGGTCTAGGGTCTTCAGGGACCTCTCTAGAGCAAGGATCTTCCATCCACCTCCCACCTTTCCTCTCAACCACCTAGGAATTCATCCTCTCCTGCCTGGCCCGGGACCCTGCCCGCCGGCCCTCTGCCCACAACCTCCTCTTCCACCGAGTGCTCTTCGAG ACCTTATGCCGGAAAATGTGGTAGAGGAAAAGACCAAGGCAATGGACCTGCATGCCGTCCTGGCTGAGATGCCCCAGCCCCATGGACCCCCAATGCAGTGGCG GTACTCAGAGGTCTCCTTCTTGGAGCTGGACAAATTCCTAGAGGATGTCAG GAATGGGATCTACCCACTGATGAATTTTGCGGCTGCCCGGCCCCTGGGACTTCCCCGCGTGTTAGCTCCACCCCCGGAGGAGGCCCAGAAGGTCAAAACCCCAACGCCAGAACCCTTTGACTCAGAGACCAGGAAG GTGGTCCAGATGCAGTGCAACTTGGAGAGAAGCGAGGACAAGGCTCGGTGGCAC CTCACTCTGCTTTTGGTGCTGGAGGACCGCCTGCATAGACAGCTGACCTATGACCTGCTCCCAA CCGACAGTGCCCAGGACCTCGCTGCTGAACTAGTGCATTACGGCTTCCTGCACGAG GACGACCGGACGAAGCTAGCAGCCTTCCTGGAGACCACCTTTCTCAAGTACCGTGGGACACAGGCTTGA
- the Nrbp2 gene encoding nuclear receptor-binding protein 2 isoform X2, whose protein sequence is MAAPEPAPRRGREREREREDESEDESDILEESPCGRWQKRREQVNQGNMPGIQSTFLAMDTEEGVEVVWNELHFGDRKAFSAHEEKIQTMFEQLALVDHPNIVKLHKYWLDASETRARVIFITEYVSSGSLKQFLKKTKKNHKAMNARAWKRWCTQILSALSFLHACSPPIIHGNLTSDTIFIQHNGLIKIGSVWYRIFSNALPDDLRSPIRAEREELRNLHFFPPEYGEVNDGTAVDIFSFGMCALEMAVLEIQANGDTRVTEEAIARARHSLSDPNMREFILSCLARDPARRPSAHNLLFHRVLFEVHSLKLLAAHCFIQHQYLMPENVVEEKTKAMDLHAVLAEMPQPHGPPMQWRYSEVSFLELDKFLEDVRNGIYPLMNFAAARPLGLPRVLAPPPEEAQKVKTPTPEPFDSETRKVVQMQCNLERSEDKARWHLTLLLVLEDRLHRQLTYDLLPTDSAQDLAAELVHYGFLHEDDRTKLAAFLETTFLKYRGTQA, encoded by the exons ATGGCGGCCCCGGAGCCGGCGCCAAGGCGAGGCCGGGAGCGCGAGCGGGAGCGGGAGGACGAGAGCGAGGACGAGAGCGACATCCTGGAGGAGAGCCCGTGTGGCCGCTGGCAGAAGCGGCGGGAGCAG GTGAACCAAGGGAACATGCCGGGGATTCAGAGCACCTTTCTGGCCATGGACACCGAAGAGGGGGTAGAAGTGGTGTGGAACGAACTCCACTTCGGGGATAGGAAGGCCTTTTCGGCCCATGAG GAGAAGATCCAGACCATGTTTGAGCAGCTGGCGCTGGTGGACCACCCCAACATCGTCAAGCTGCACAAGTATTGGCTGGACGCCTCTGAGACCCGCGCGAGG GTCATCTTCATCACAGAATACGTGTCGTCTGGCAGCCTCAAGCAGTTCCTCAAAAAGACCAAGAAGAATCACAAGGCCATGAACGCCCGG GCCTGGAAGCGCTGGTGTACGCAGATCCTGTCGGCACTCAG TTTTTTGCACGCCTGCAGTCCCCCCATCATCCACGGGAATCTGACCAGCGACACCATCTTCATTCAGCACAATGGCCTCATCAAGATTGGCTCAG TGTGGTACCGCATCTTCTCCAATG CACTTCCTGATGATCTCCGGAGCCCCATCCGCGCTGAGCGGGAGGAACTTCGAAACCTGCACTTTTTCCCACCGGAGTATGGCG AGGTCAATGATGGGACTGCAGTGGACATCTTCTCCTTTGGGATGTGTGCACTGGAG ATGGCTGTACTGGAGATCCAAGCCAATGGGGATACCAGGGTCACCGAGGAGGCTATTGCTCGAGCCAGGCACTCACTGAGTGACCCCAACATGCGG GAATTCATCCTCTCCTGCCTGGCCCGGGACCCTGCCCGCCGGCCCTCTGCCCACAACCTCCTCTTCCACCGAGTGCTCTTCGAGGTGCATTCGCTGAAGCTGCTGGCAGCCCACTGCTTCATCCAGCATCAGT ACCTTATGCCGGAAAATGTGGTAGAGGAAAAGACCAAGGCAATGGACCTGCATGCCGTCCTGGCTGAGATGCCCCAGCCCCATGGACCCCCAATGCAGTGGCG GTACTCAGAGGTCTCCTTCTTGGAGCTGGACAAATTCCTAGAGGATGTCAG GAATGGGATCTACCCACTGATGAATTTTGCGGCTGCCCGGCCCCTGGGACTTCCCCGCGTGTTAGCTCCACCCCCGGAGGAGGCCCAGAAGGTCAAAACCCCAACGCCAGAACCCTTTGACTCAGAGACCAGGAAG GTGGTCCAGATGCAGTGCAACTTGGAGAGAAGCGAGGACAAGGCTCGGTGGCAC CTCACTCTGCTTTTGGTGCTGGAGGACCGCCTGCATAGACAGCTGACCTATGACCTGCTCCCAA CCGACAGTGCCCAGGACCTCGCTGCTGAACTAGTGCATTACGGCTTCCTGCACGAG GACGACCGGACGAAGCTAGCAGCCTTCCTGGAGACCACCTTTCTCAAGTACCGTGGGACACAGGCTTGA